In the genome of Carnobacterium pleistocenium FTR1, one region contains:
- a CDS encoding Mur ligase family protein, which translates to MNLNDLLKSVEIDSRRDNQLEIELDKIDIKKIAYHSKEVDTDTLFVCIKGHETDGHNYAQHAASKGATVIIVEQFIEDIDVLQLKVSDSREALAVLSSNFFGNPSKSMSIFGVTATNGKTTITYMVEEIFKAYQLKSGLIGTILVKFDKEIEMSRLTTPESFDLQQYFAKMRDREITHVSLEVSSSALELKRVYNTDFDVVAFMNISPEHIRLHESFDAYFNAKASLIRNAAKTSTAILNLDEPLLVPLQDETEAQVVTFGIENKSGTITVSNILFSSGIPSFTVTIQKPFKTLSRKKIQTSSFDLELSIPGYHSIYNVLTAVVTGLVNDIPIEDIQRGIKNFRGVERRFQILYNKEFKVIDDLLLNQNNIDSCMETISHFEYNELHLVHAIRGSNGPAHNTEIAESLTEWFHKMKVEKIILTTALSQVDKINEVTEEELAAFLKVMKRNKIEVMFFKELEEALRFGVEQLNMEDILLISGAHSMDQGAGKTLELLKELHPEVDCERIDQVLESKLIGTNSFKVAEKI; encoded by the coding sequence ATGAATCTAAATGACCTATTGAAATCGGTGGAGATCGATTCAAGACGCGATAATCAGCTTGAAATAGAATTAGATAAAATCGATATTAAAAAAATTGCGTATCATTCAAAAGAAGTAGATACAGATACTCTATTTGTGTGTATTAAAGGACACGAAACAGACGGACATAATTACGCACAACATGCTGCCAGTAAAGGTGCAACGGTTATCATCGTTGAACAATTTATTGAAGACATAGATGTTCTTCAACTTAAAGTTTCGGATAGTCGTGAAGCTTTAGCTGTTTTATCAAGTAATTTTTTTGGGAATCCTTCTAAGTCAATGAGTATATTCGGAGTAACTGCTACTAATGGGAAGACTACGATTACATACATGGTAGAAGAGATTTTTAAAGCCTATCAATTGAAATCTGGTTTAATAGGAACTATTTTAGTTAAATTTGATAAAGAGATTGAAATGAGTAGATTAACTACTCCTGAATCCTTTGATTTGCAGCAGTATTTTGCAAAGATGAGAGATCGTGAAATCACACATGTCTCCTTGGAAGTTTCTTCCTCAGCGCTAGAACTTAAACGCGTTTATAATACCGATTTTGACGTTGTAGCCTTTATGAATATCAGTCCAGAACATATCAGATTGCATGAATCATTTGATGCGTACTTTAATGCTAAAGCTTCATTGATAAGAAATGCAGCTAAAACAAGTACCGCGATTTTAAATCTTGACGAACCGCTGCTTGTTCCTTTGCAAGATGAAACAGAAGCTCAAGTTGTTACTTTCGGAATCGAAAATAAGTCTGGTACAATCACAGTCTCAAATATTCTATTTTCCTCGGGAATCCCATCATTTACAGTGACAATTCAAAAACCATTTAAAACTCTAAGTCGAAAAAAAATTCAGACATCAAGTTTTGATTTAGAATTGTCGATTCCAGGTTATCATTCTATCTATAATGTGCTCACAGCAGTTGTTACAGGATTGGTCAATGATATACCAATCGAGGATATCCAGCGAGGCATTAAAAATTTCCGAGGTGTAGAAAGACGTTTCCAGATACTCTATAATAAAGAATTCAAAGTAATAGATGACTTATTATTGAATCAAAACAATATTGATTCATGTATGGAGACCATTAGTCATTTTGAATATAATGAACTGCATCTTGTGCATGCCATCAGAGGAAGTAATGGTCCTGCACATAATACAGAAATTGCAGAGTCTTTAACAGAGTGGTTCCATAAAATGAAAGTTGAAAAAATTATTCTGACGACGGCGCTGTCACAGGTAGACAAAATTAATGAAGTCACTGAAGAAGAATTAGCTGCTTTTTTGAAAGTGATGAAACGGAATAAAATTGAGGTTATGTTTTTTAAGGAACTCGAAGAGGCATTGCGATTCGGCGTTGAACAGTTGAACATGGAGGATATTCTATTGATTTCAGGAGCCCATTCGATGGATCAGGGTGCAGGAAAGACGCTAGAATTATTAAAAGAACTCCATCCTGAAGTAGATTGCGAAAGAATTGATCAAGTGCTGGAAAGTAAGCTTATTGGAACGAATTCTTTCAAAGTAGCTGAAAAAATTTAA
- a CDS encoding prohibitin family protein gives MNYKAIRNLVIGLILAIILVFGFLLFVEKVDEGKVAVVYSPSGGSKEVLSAGWHPIGLMEKTTEYPIRVQTMKNDVSVSTTDGKKLKMSVRYQMQVDKKKVLNIFKELGSQNVEDIQEGYLYNKLYKSSRDVVSGYTVLDIYGSKSGEASQKITDSFAKEVKEMGFIITDVTLGTPEADAETQKSIDARVQASQENELKKTQIENAKLDSEQKRIVAEGEAAAGIIQAEGEAKANEILQQSISAELLQKEYIEKWDGKEPLVKGEGTSAIINVPEQETEETE, from the coding sequence ATGAATTATAAAGCAATTAGAAATTTGGTTATTGGTCTTATTTTAGCAATTATTTTGGTATTTGGATTTTTATTATTTGTAGAAAAAGTTGACGAAGGTAAAGTAGCTGTGGTTTATTCCCCTTCAGGTGGAAGCAAGGAAGTCCTTAGCGCCGGTTGGCACCCAATTGGTTTGATGGAGAAAACAACTGAGTACCCAATACGTGTTCAAACAATGAAGAATGATGTATCCGTAAGTACAACAGATGGAAAGAAATTGAAAATGTCTGTTCGTTACCAAATGCAGGTAGACAAGAAGAAAGTTTTAAATATCTTTAAAGAGTTAGGCTCTCAAAATGTAGAAGATATTCAAGAGGGTTACTTGTATAATAAACTTTACAAATCTTCTCGTGATGTTGTGAGTGGTTATACTGTTCTTGATATTTATGGTTCTAAATCTGGTGAGGCGTCTCAGAAGATAACAGATAGTTTTGCTAAAGAAGTGAAAGAAATGGGATTTATCATCACAGATGTAACGCTTGGTACTCCTGAAGCAGATGCTGAAACACAAAAAAGTATTGATGCTCGTGTTCAAGCTTCTCAAGAAAATGAATTAAAGAAAACCCAAATTGAAAATGCTAAATTAGATTCCGAACAAAAGCGAATCGTTGCAGAAGGTGAAGCCGCTGCTGGTATTATTCAAGCAGAAGGTGAAGCTAAAGCAAACGAAATATTGCAACAATCTATTTCTGCTGAATTGTTACAAAAAGAGTACATTGAAAAATGGGACGGAAAAGAACCATTGGTTAAAGGAGAAGGTACTTCAGCTATAATCAATGTTCCAGAACAAGAAACAGAAGAAACAGAATAA
- a CDS encoding class I SAM-dependent methyltransferase: METEKRMELVKVIIEEVRPALRNSKSKKLLDYGSGTGLVSLELMDLVDSILLVDSSKQDLEAAATKITERGITNCEILCSDFTKSIPEFKTDIVLLSLVLLHIPDTKLILQHLFNSLNKDGNLIIIDFDKNDKVNHPKIHNGFLHNKLNHILSDVGFKSTEIKTFYHGDQIFANQDASMFISTSIK, from the coding sequence ATGGAAACCGAAAAAAGAATGGAATTAGTCAAGGTTATTATTGAGGAAGTAAGACCAGCATTACGAAATAGCAAATCAAAAAAATTGCTAGACTATGGGAGCGGTACTGGATTAGTTAGTTTAGAATTAATGGATCTAGTAGATTCTATATTGCTAGTAGACTCATCAAAACAAGATTTAGAGGCTGCAGCAACTAAAATTACTGAAAGAGGAATTACTAATTGCGAAATACTTTGTTCGGATTTTACTAAAAGCATTCCTGAATTCAAGACAGACATAGTATTGCTTTCCTTAGTCCTTCTGCATATACCGGATACCAAGTTGATTTTACAACACCTATTTAATAGTTTAAACAAAGATGGTAATCTAATTATTATTGATTTTGATAAAAATGATAAAGTAAATCATCCTAAAATCCATAATGGATTTTTGCATAATAAATTAAACCATATATTATCCGACGTTGGCTTTAAATCTACTGAGATTAAAACGTTTTACCATGGAGATCAAATCTTTGCGAATCAAGATGCATCTATGTTTATATCCACTAGTATCAAGTGA
- a CDS encoding flavocytochrome c → MKKKSFWYVVLMFFVGIFLVSCGVSEAKEQSKDSEAKESSAKETEVESGASEQVYTDISELEDNYDIIIVGGGGSGMTAAIEAKDAGLNPVILEKMPVAGGNTAKSSSGMNASTTKVQEAEGITDSNDAFYEETLEGGKGTNDKELLRYFVDNSSAAIDWLDENGIILDNLTITGGMSQKRTHRPSDGSAIGGYLVEGLLKNVYEREISIFVNADVTAINENDGKVNEVTVEINGEEPKTLTGKAIIVTTGGFGASKEMIEEFRPDITDYVTTNQEGSTGDGITMIEKLGGQMIDMDQIQIHPTVQQDKGILIGEVVRGEGAILVNQEGNRFVNEMNTRDKVSAAITGLPEESAYLIFDQGVRDRAKAVDFYEKQGYVVSGKSIEELAEQIDVPASQLQTTVDTWNQSVANKTDEAFERTTAMENDLAEPSYYAIQIAPGIHYTMGGVKINTQTEVLNKESQPIEGLYAAGELVGGLHGNNRIGGNSVAEIIIFGRQAGQQAAEYINSQQ, encoded by the coding sequence ATGAAAAAGAAATCTTTTTGGTATGTAGTACTTATGTTTTTTGTTGGTATTTTTTTGGTGTCTTGTGGGGTGTCTGAAGCAAAAGAACAATCAAAAGATAGCGAAGCCAAAGAAAGCTCTGCTAAAGAAACTGAAGTTGAATCAGGTGCTTCAGAACAGGTTTATACAGATATTAGTGAATTAGAAGATAATTATGACATTATCATTGTTGGCGGAGGTGGGTCAGGGATGACTGCAGCCATTGAAGCAAAAGATGCTGGTTTGAATCCAGTTATCTTAGAAAAAATGCCAGTTGCTGGTGGTAATACTGCGAAATCATCAAGTGGTATGAATGCTTCAACTACTAAAGTTCAAGAAGCGGAAGGCATTACAGATAGTAATGATGCTTTTTATGAAGAAACGTTAGAGGGCGGAAAAGGAACTAATGATAAAGAATTATTACGTTACTTTGTGGATAACTCTTCCGCAGCAATTGATTGGCTAGATGAGAACGGAATCATATTAGACAACTTAACAATAACTGGTGGAATGAGTCAAAAAAGGACCCATCGTCCATCAGACGGCTCTGCAATTGGTGGTTATTTAGTTGAAGGATTATTAAAAAATGTTTATGAACGAGAAATTTCAATCTTTGTAAATGCAGATGTGACAGCTATCAATGAAAATGACGGTAAAGTTAATGAAGTGACAGTTGAAATTAATGGAGAAGAACCTAAAACGCTAACAGGTAAAGCAATTATTGTTACCACTGGAGGATTTGGGGCAAGCAAAGAAATGATTGAAGAATTTAGACCAGATATAACCGATTATGTGACAACTAATCAAGAAGGCAGTACTGGTGACGGCATTACAATGATTGAAAAGCTAGGCGGTCAAATGATCGATATGGATCAAATCCAAATTCATCCAACAGTTCAACAAGACAAAGGAATCTTAATAGGCGAAGTCGTTCGTGGCGAAGGAGCTATCCTCGTGAACCAAGAGGGAAATCGATTTGTTAATGAGATGAATACACGAGATAAAGTTTCTGCAGCTATTACTGGTTTACCGGAAGAATCGGCTTATTTGATCTTTGACCAAGGAGTACGTGATCGAGCAAAAGCGGTCGATTTTTATGAAAAACAAGGGTATGTTGTTAGCGGGAAAAGTATAGAAGAGCTAGCAGAACAGATTGATGTACCGGCTAGTCAATTACAGACTACAGTTGATACATGGAATCAAAGTGTTGCTAATAAGACAGATGAAGCATTTGAACGCACTACTGCAATGGAAAATGACTTAGCTGAACCAAGTTATTATGCGATACAAATTGCTCCAGGAATTCACTATACAATGGGTGGCGTTAAAATAAATACGCAAACCGAAGTGTTGAATAAAGAAAGTCAACCAATTGAAGGCTTATACGCTGCCGGCGAATTGGTTGGAGGATTACATGGGAACAATCGAATTGGTGGAAACTCTGTTGCCGAAATTATTATTTTTGGACGCCAAGCTGGTCAGCAAGCTGCTGAATATATAAATAGCCAACAGTAA
- a CDS encoding YdeI/OmpD-associated family protein, translating to MEIENVLRIKTRQDLRDWLEVHSTTEKFCWVIINRATGTYLVQYLDIVEEALCFGWIDGISKKISDTELAQRISPRKKKSNWTELNKERARRLAKMGLMKDRGSKVLPDMRLESFIIDQEIETRLKEDTHVYQNFLNFPELYRRIRIDNIQSYKNNPDIFNKRLDKFIENTRNNKMYGQWNDNGRL from the coding sequence ATGGAAATCGAAAATGTGCTTAGAATTAAAACTAGACAAGACTTAAGAGATTGGCTTGAGGTACATTCAACGACAGAAAAATTTTGTTGGGTAATTATCAATAGAGCTACAGGAACCTATCTTGTACAGTACTTAGATATTGTCGAGGAAGCATTGTGTTTTGGGTGGATCGATGGCATCAGTAAAAAGATATCTGATACTGAATTAGCTCAGCGGATCTCCCCAAGAAAGAAAAAAAGCAACTGGACGGAATTAAATAAGGAAAGAGCAAGAAGGTTAGCTAAAATGGGACTGATGAAAGACAGAGGTTCGAAAGTTCTTCCTGATATGCGTCTTGAATCCTTTATCATTGATCAAGAAATTGAGACTCGTTTAAAAGAAGATACCCATGTCTATCAGAACTTCCTGAACTTTCCAGAACTATATAGAAGAATCAGAATTGATAATATACAAAGTTACAAAAATAATCCTGATATTTTCAATAAACGATTGGATAAGTTTATTGAAAATACCAGAAACAATAAAATGTATGGTCAGTGGAATGACAACGGTCGTTTGTAA
- a CDS encoding MerR family transcriptional regulator, translating into MDTYSISEVAKKLNLTAYTLRYYDKEGLMPFVKRTPSGTRLFKDSDVDALKIIECLKSTSMPIKEIKHFIDWCSIGDSTLQERYDMFLERKTIVAAQIKELEQAMTLIEHKCDYYKSALEAGTEAIHQTNKVEVFHR; encoded by the coding sequence ATGGACACCTATTCTATTAGCGAAGTAGCAAAAAAATTAAATCTTACCGCGTATACTCTACGTTATTACGATAAAGAGGGTCTTATGCCTTTTGTTAAACGCACGCCGAGCGGAACAAGATTGTTTAAAGATTCTGATGTCGATGCCTTAAAAATAATTGAATGTCTGAAATCAACCAGTATGCCGATAAAAGAAATCAAACATTTTATTGATTGGTGCTCGATAGGAGACTCTACGCTGCAAGAAAGATACGACATGTTCTTGGAACGCAAAACTATTGTAGCAGCACAAATCAAAGAGTTAGAGCAAGCTATGACCCTTATTGAGCATAAATGCGATTACTACAAAAGCGCACTTGAGGCCGGAACAGAGGCCATCCACCAGACGAATAAAGTAGAAGTTTTCCATCGTTAA
- a CDS encoding aldo/keto reductase codes for MVLKETYTLLNDVKIPKLGLGTWKIDNKAVVQVVKDALDSGYRHIDTAEAYRNEQGVGLGIKESGIKREDIFVTTKLEGDIKNYNEAVKAIAESLERLDMDYIDLMIIHSPQPWANFRDGNHYFEGNLEAWRALEEAYEAGKIRAIGVSNFEKEDLENLINNGKVKPMVNQILAHITNVPTDIIEYSQRQGIVVEAYSPIAHGAILDHPVVKEIAGKYDASPAQLSIRYVLQLGTVALPKSTNKDHMKSNAAVDFTISEEDMKTLNELPLIETYGDDDVMPVFSSQYNKK; via the coding sequence ATGGTATTAAAAGAAACGTATACATTATTAAATGACGTTAAAATTCCTAAATTAGGTTTGGGAACATGGAAAATTGATAATAAGGCAGTTGTTCAAGTTGTAAAAGATGCCCTTGATTCAGGCTATCGTCATATCGATACAGCTGAAGCCTATCGTAATGAACAAGGCGTAGGTCTTGGTATTAAAGAGTCAGGTATTAAACGCGAAGACATATTTGTCACTACAAAGCTTGAGGGCGATATCAAAAATTATAATGAAGCGGTCAAAGCAATCGCCGAATCGCTTGAACGCTTGGATATGGATTATATCGACTTAATGATCATTCATAGTCCTCAACCATGGGCTAACTTCCGTGATGGCAACCACTACTTTGAAGGGAACTTAGAAGCATGGCGTGCTTTAGAAGAAGCTTATGAGGCGGGTAAGATACGTGCAATAGGTGTTTCTAACTTTGAAAAAGAAGATTTGGAAAATTTAATAAACAATGGGAAAGTTAAACCAATGGTGAATCAAATTCTCGCACACATTACAAATGTTCCTACCGATATCATCGAGTATAGTCAAAGACAAGGTATTGTTGTTGAAGCCTACTCACCAATCGCTCATGGTGCTATTCTTGATCATCCCGTTGTTAAAGAAATAGCTGGCAAATACGATGCTTCACCTGCGCAATTAAGTATTCGCTATGTCTTACAATTAGGCACAGTTGCTTTACCAAAATCGACTAATAAAGATCATATGAAATCGAATGCTGCGGTTGATTTTACAATTTCGGAAGAAGATATGAAGACTTTAAACGAGTTGCCACTTATCGAAACTTATGGTGACGATGATGTTATGCCTGTATTTAGTTCACAATACAATAAAAAATAA
- a CDS encoding NAD(P)-binding oxidoreductase — MKVLVIGANGKVARHFADFVKEDSAIEELAMIRNPEQISFFKERGIETVLLDLVKNSVAELAEAMKNVDAIIFTAGAGGSGLDKTILIDLDGAIKAMTAAEQANVKRFIMVSTFRTGREAMAQEQSLQIYTIAKNYADEWLKNRTELDWTIVHPGILVDEPGTNQIKVGMGQDINEVPRQDVARTLLAVLHNDNTIKQEFEVLAGNTAVEEAIRSL, encoded by the coding sequence ATGAAAGTATTAGTTATAGGTGCAAATGGAAAAGTAGCTCGTCATTTTGCTGATTTTGTTAAAGAGGATTCTGCTATTGAAGAGTTAGCAATGATTCGCAATCCTGAACAAATTAGTTTTTTCAAAGAGCGAGGAATTGAAACAGTTCTCTTAGATCTTGTTAAAAATTCAGTAGCTGAATTGGCAGAAGCCATGAAAAATGTCGACGCAATTATCTTCACTGCTGGAGCTGGCGGAAGTGGCCTCGACAAAACGATTCTGATTGACTTAGATGGAGCTATCAAAGCAATGACGGCTGCAGAACAAGCAAATGTTAAACGATTTATTATGGTCAGTACTTTCCGTACAGGACGTGAAGCAATGGCTCAAGAACAGAGTTTACAAATTTATACAATCGCAAAAAATTATGCTGATGAATGGTTAAAAAATCGTACAGAGCTGGACTGGACAATTGTGCATCCTGGTATATTAGTTGATGAACCAGGTACCAATCAAATAAAAGTCGGTATGGGACAAGACATTAACGAAGTACCACGTCAAGACGTAGCTCGAACTTTGCTTGCTGTACTCCATAATGACAACACAATCAAACAAGAATTTGAAGTTCTAGCTGGTAATACAGCTGTTGAAGAAGCTATTCGCAGTTTATAA
- the msrA gene encoding peptide-methionine (S)-S-oxide reductase MsrA, translating into MRQNKEETLNHLYNLILNPATRDWERSLLSSTKNALESGSNFDEQLSKLEAELRPLALRNNLTPNMSDFYNQMTGNTTATAQFDFTNHSINDLNHQDSAVFAGGCFWCMVEPFETRKGIVSVLSGYTGGHMDHPTYDQVIGQYTGHVEAVEIIFDTRIIQYEDLVELYWQLTDPIDAFGQFQDRGSQYRPVIFVNNEHQRQIAEKSKQQLEQSGKYKRPIVTSIEPTSKFWPAENYHQEFYKKNRTRYKRIERARQQHLAFQRLQGKIRTKLSRFTKEP; encoded by the coding sequence ATGAGACAGAATAAAGAAGAAACACTTAATCATTTATATAATCTGATCCTAAATCCTGCTACTCGGGACTGGGAACGGTCATTATTATCGTCGACTAAGAACGCCTTAGAAAGTGGGTCAAATTTTGATGAACAACTTTCTAAGCTTGAAGCTGAGTTACGTCCGCTTGCCTTAAGAAATAATTTAACTCCCAACATGTCAGATTTTTATAACCAGATGACTGGCAACACTACTGCCACAGCACAATTTGATTTTACGAACCACTCCATTAATGATTTGAATCATCAAGATTCTGCAGTATTTGCAGGAGGGTGTTTTTGGTGTATGGTAGAGCCTTTTGAAACCCGTAAAGGAATTGTTTCTGTCTTATCTGGGTACACTGGAGGGCACATGGATCATCCCACCTATGACCAAGTGATTGGTCAGTATACCGGTCATGTCGAAGCCGTCGAGATTATTTTTGATACACGGATCATCCAGTATGAAGATTTAGTTGAACTATATTGGCAGCTGACAGATCCTATAGATGCGTTTGGTCAATTTCAGGACCGAGGCAGTCAGTATCGACCAGTTATTTTTGTTAATAATGAACACCAGCGGCAAATTGCTGAAAAGTCTAAGCAGCAGTTAGAACAATCTGGCAAATATAAGCGTCCCATTGTTACGTCCATTGAGCCCACTTCAAAATTTTGGCCGGCCGAAAACTATCACCAAGAATTTTATAAAAAAAATCGCACAAGGTACAAAAGAATTGAACGCGCTCGTCAACAACATTTAGCTTTCCAACGACTACAAGGTAAAATCCGGACGAAACTCAGCCGCTTTACTAAGGAACCTTGA
- the nth gene encoding endonuclease III: protein MLTKEAAQHVIYEIMKLYPDAVPTMRYQNPFQLLMVVILSAQATDISVAKVKDQLFERYPNPQAVIKSSPEEIESYIKTVGLYRNKAKYIYKSSGQLLEKFDGEVPNTRKELQSLAGIGPKSANILLNVAFNQDAFAVDTHVTRICKHHKIVEENATPKQIEERITEIIPAKYWGRAHQSMISFGKEICTSRDNKCHEYPQLYENLEEVDPTDSMNVV, encoded by the coding sequence ATGCTAACAAAAGAAGCTGCGCAACACGTTATTTATGAAATTATGAAACTTTATCCTGATGCGGTACCAACGATGCGCTATCAAAACCCTTTCCAATTGTTGATGGTCGTTATATTAAGTGCCCAGGCAACCGATATATCCGTCGCCAAAGTGAAAGACCAGTTATTCGAACGCTATCCAAATCCTCAAGCTGTTATCAAGTCTTCGCCTGAAGAAATTGAATCCTACATAAAAACAGTCGGACTCTACCGAAATAAAGCAAAGTATATTTATAAGAGCAGCGGTCAATTACTTGAAAAATTTGATGGGGAAGTCCCAAATACACGTAAGGAATTGCAGTCATTAGCTGGAATCGGACCTAAGTCAGCTAACATATTATTGAATGTCGCTTTTAACCAAGACGCATTTGCAGTGGACACACATGTTACCCGAATCTGTAAGCATCACAAAATAGTAGAAGAAAATGCCACTCCCAAACAAATTGAAGAACGTATAACAGAAATTATTCCGGCAAAATACTGGGGGAGAGCACATCAATCGATGATCTCGTTTGGGAAAGAAATCTGTACGTCTAGAGATAATAAGTGTCATGAGTATCCACAGTTGTATGAAAACTTAGAAGAAGTAGATCCAACTGACTCAATGAATGTTGTCTAA
- a CDS encoding nucleoid-associated protein codes for MIYIKEAILHIFDLNSNEPIFSFAGLDLKEKFTFDYLHAMIEKVEDSDNMKTGMLATDNPLTQAFSSAQTDFIETTKTLTDKFFSITKLNPEIPPADLLFVYFTLDEVPHLGLFKLNYSDSITHYVSYEEETLTNQLIINRSILPSARQAIHEGMVLNLSNMEYHVIEKKHLIAELAEKIYYFTELFLEDKPQPSLKENISIIKKAVQKTSKAFDDEEFQVLADTKDALVHSMTEENVIDNQVIAETLYGDNHAKKEKFFEEIRELGYVDRAPAEVTVAGPKYSKQKFRLDNGIELSIPIELYRNPDVVEFINNPDGTTSVMIKNIEKIKNLF; via the coding sequence ATGATTTATATTAAAGAAGCTATTTTACACATTTTTGATTTAAACAGCAATGAGCCTATTTTTTCTTTTGCAGGGCTAGACCTTAAAGAGAAATTCACCTTTGATTATCTTCATGCCATGATTGAAAAAGTAGAAGATTCAGATAATATGAAGACGGGTATGTTAGCAACTGACAACCCTTTGACCCAAGCCTTTTCTTCTGCTCAAACTGATTTCATTGAGACAACTAAAACGTTGACCGATAAATTCTTTTCTATTACAAAACTTAATCCAGAAATACCGCCAGCTGATTTATTATTTGTCTATTTTACGTTGGATGAAGTGCCACATTTAGGGCTGTTTAAATTAAATTATTCTGACAGCATCACTCATTATGTTTCATATGAAGAAGAAACGCTGACGAATCAGTTGATCATCAATCGTTCTATCTTACCGAGCGCTCGCCAAGCGATTCATGAAGGCATGGTATTAAATTTATCAAATATGGAGTACCACGTGATTGAGAAAAAGCATTTGATTGCTGAACTAGCCGAGAAAATTTATTATTTCACCGAACTGTTTTTAGAAGATAAACCTCAACCAAGCCTTAAAGAGAATATTTCGATCATTAAAAAAGCCGTTCAAAAAACCAGCAAAGCCTTTGATGATGAAGAATTCCAAGTACTAGCTGATACAAAAGATGCACTTGTTCATAGCATGACAGAAGAAAACGTCATTGATAACCAAGTAATTGCTGAGACCCTTTATGGCGATAACCATGCAAAAAAAGAAAAGTTTTTTGAAGAAATCAGAGAATTAGGTTATGTGGATCGCGCTCCTGCTGAAGTAACTGTAGCTGGACCAAAATATTCCAAACAAAAATTCCGGTTGGATAATGGAATCGAGCTAAGCATTCCTATAGAACTTTACCGAAATCCAGACGTTGTTGAATTTATTAACAATCCAGATGGAACAACTTCTGTTATGATCAAAAATATTGAAAAGATAAAAAACCTATTTTAA